In one Candidatus Methanomethylicota archaeon genomic region, the following are encoded:
- a CDS encoding glycosyltransferase, whose protein sequence is MLPKVTIGLCVKNNEPTIQFTIDSILKVNYPANLLELIVVDGMSKDRTVEIITQTLKNSSISYKLLSDEGRGLAYARQMVVDNATGEFIQWVDGDHVIPRDFILKQVKFIMSDEKLGAAEAITKHIGKSWISKLEGYTWLYYGLRRANIKELESVGSAGTIYRVSAIKSVGGYDTKIRGAGEDGDLSRRMRKAGWRLAMNPTAYYYHITRQRLRDLLKEYYWYGYGAYYVARKHSGEVTPIRFLPPLPLLSGLRHSIFIYLLTKDSTSFLLPIHYFLKRLAWIYGYSKAYINKYGW, encoded by the coding sequence ATGTTACCGAAGGTTACTATAGGCTTATGCGTTAAAAATAATGAGCCAACTATTCAATTCACAATTGATAGCATTCTTAAAGTTAACTATCCAGCCAATTTACTTGAGTTAATTGTAGTGGATGGAATGTCGAAAGACAGAACCGTAGAGATAATAACGCAAACATTAAAGAATTCCAGTATTTCATATAAATTGCTCTCTGATGAGGGAAGAGGATTAGCATATGCTAGGCAAATGGTGGTAGATAATGCTACAGGAGAGTTCATACAATGGGTTGATGGCGACCACGTAATTCCAAGAGATTTCATACTCAAACAAGTAAAATTCATAATGTCTGATGAAAAACTTGGAGCTGCTGAAGCGATAACCAAACATATAGGTAAAAGTTGGATATCAAAACTTGAGGGATATACTTGGCTGTACTATGGATTGCGTAGGGCGAATATCAAGGAGTTAGAAAGTGTTGGTAGTGCTGGCACAATTTATAGGGTGAGTGCAATAAAAAGCGTTGGTGGATATGATACAAAAATAAGGGGTGCTGGTGAGGATGGAGATCTAAGTAGAAGAATGAGGAAAGCTGGATGGAGGTTAGCGATGAATCCCACAGCATACTATTATCACATCACAAGACAAAGATTGAGAGACTTGCTAAAGGAATATTACTGGTATGGTTATGGAGCCTACTATGTGGCAAGAAAGCATTCTGGAGAAGTCACACCTATAAGATTTCTCCCACCTCTTCCTTTGCTCTCTGGTTTAAGGCATAGCATTTTCATTTATCTATTAACAAAGGATAGTACATCTTTTCTCCTGCCGATTCACTATTTTCTAAAAAGATTAGCTTGGATATATGGCTATTCTAAAGCATATATAAACAAATATGGATGGTAA
- a CDS encoding glycosyltransferase family 2 protein — MSSSPKCSVIVLNYNGMKFIKNCFKSLLLTNYPNFEILFVDNCSKDGSREWLENEIKKLNNNSIKFIPLDKNYGFAKGNNIGIRFSDPRSEFIVLLNNDTEVEPDWLEKLVNFMLKYNDVGIAQCKLRSLKNRACIDSGGGVIDYIGRVLIIGSGEYDDERFSKPYEVFYAQGAAIVIRRSILRKVGLLDEDYFINYEETDLCWRCWLHGMKVAFISDSIVYHYGSATISSGSEELPRPFILYHSRKNQITTLIKNYSAKNAIKYVAYLYIRYIFFTIRLIFKGRIKHASAYVKAMLWPIVKLKGIIRKRMFIQKYVRRVSDKEVMKRMLDLKVYESIKTQLAKRNILKAQRFKV; from the coding sequence ATGTCATCATCTCCAAAATGTTCAGTCATAGTTTTGAATTATAATGGAATGAAATTTATTAAAAACTGTTTTAAATCACTGCTTCTAACAAATTATCCTAATTTTGAAATATTATTTGTGGATAACTGTTCTAAGGATGGGAGTCGTGAGTGGTTGGAAAATGAAATTAAGAAATTGAATAACAATAGCATCAAATTTATCCCATTAGATAAAAACTATGGCTTCGCTAAGGGAAATAATATTGGAATAAGATTTTCGGATCCAAGGAGCGAGTTTATAGTTCTTCTTAATAATGATACAGAGGTGGAACCAGATTGGCTAGAGAAATTGGTAAACTTCATGCTGAAGTATAATGACGTTGGAATCGCGCAATGTAAGTTGAGGTCGTTAAAGAATAGGGCTTGTATAGATTCGGGGGGAGGCGTAATCGATTATATTGGTAGAGTTCTAATAATTGGAAGTGGCGAATACGATGATGAAAGATTTAGCAAGCCATATGAAGTGTTTTATGCTCAAGGAGCAGCAATAGTGATAAGGAGGAGTATACTCAGAAAAGTAGGTTTATTGGATGAAGATTATTTCATAAATTATGAGGAGACGGACTTATGTTGGAGATGTTGGCTCCATGGAATGAAGGTAGCATTCATCTCAGACTCAATAGTATACCATTATGGTTCAGCGACAATATCTTCTGGTAGTGAAGAACTTCCGAGACCATTTATATTGTATCATAGTAGGAAGAACCAAATAACTACACTAATTAAAAATTATTCAGCTAAAAATGCCATAAAATATGTAGCATATCTTTACATTCGTTACATTTTCTTTACCATAAGGTTGATATTTAAAGGAAGAATAAAGCATGCGTCTGCATATGTTAAAGCGATGCTTTGGCCTATAGTAAAACTCAAAGGGATAATAAGGAAAAGAATGTTTATACAAAAATATGTAAGAAGAGTTTCAGATAAAGAAGTTATGAAAAGAATGTTAGATCTAAAAGTATATGAATCTATTAAAACCCAACTTGCTAAAAGGAATATATTGAAAGCTCAAAGATTTAAAGTATAA
- a CDS encoding glycosyltransferase, whose translation MRTSDDEMRIGVFFDGYLPLHETKDPGQLVLGFLDLGIQSEMITLYKQELKTYPIRFPFPIRFATRSQILTTDYWRTVPDDVIVAYTWLSRRYLPMVSAMKKAGKFVIVKADSDGRYAFPTDPRRLSFRYLLQNFHLLSFGEIFRRSYHVLRTKLMKRRRIRRVAEHIKLADKVIIESPQAQINLSYSLLYWGFNLSSKIYVVPNPVASDLVNTTVPFKKEKQVMVLGRWDAIEQKNTIRMVKVLCQFANLKPDYDIVIIGSGKEIIQKLISKITSSRIPDQLHLTGYIPRDEVIRHLARSRIFFMPSNWEGFSIAAAEAVCMGCTIVGTPIECLTFLTLGGFSGTIATDFTELPLLNALLIDAHKWEAGYYDPQSISHFWRNNLCRKAIAEKIVRLIDISKNEVHSSTSKPLH comes from the coding sequence ATGAGGACTAGTGATGATGAAATGAGGATAGGAGTGTTTTTTGATGGATATCTACCTTTACATGAAACTAAAGACCCGGGACAGCTTGTTTTGGGTTTTTTAGACTTGGGAATTCAAAGTGAAATGATTACATTGTATAAGCAAGAATTAAAGACATACCCTATTAGATTTCCATTCCCTATTAGATTTGCAACTAGATCTCAAATATTAACTACAGACTATTGGCGCACAGTCCCTGATGATGTAATTGTGGCGTACACTTGGCTTAGTAGGAGGTATCTACCTATGGTATCAGCTATGAAAAAAGCTGGGAAGTTTGTTATAGTGAAAGCTGATAGTGATGGTAGATATGCTTTTCCCACTGATCCTAGACGATTGAGTTTCCGATACCTTTTACAAAATTTTCATTTGTTAAGTTTCGGTGAAATCTTCAGAAGAAGTTATCATGTATTACGTACCAAATTGATGAAGCGTCGAAGGATTAGGCGCGTTGCTGAACACATAAAATTAGCGGATAAAGTAATAATCGAATCGCCTCAAGCTCAAATCAATCTCTCTTATTCACTATTATATTGGGGTTTCAATTTATCTTCAAAAATCTATGTAGTACCAAATCCAGTAGCTTCTGACCTCGTAAATACAACAGTTCCCTTCAAGAAGGAAAAACAGGTTATGGTTCTTGGAAGATGGGATGCCATAGAGCAAAAGAATACTATCCGAATGGTTAAAGTTTTATGCCAATTTGCGAATTTGAAACCTGATTATGATATAGTGATAATTGGCTCTGGCAAGGAGATTATTCAAAAGCTTATCAGCAAAATAACTTCTTCACGAATACCAGATCAGCTGCATTTAACTGGTTACATTCCTCGTGATGAGGTTATTCGTCATTTAGCAAGATCACGGATCTTTTTCATGCCTTCCAATTGGGAAGGTTTCAGTATAGCTGCCGCTGAGGCTGTTTGTATGGGGTGCACAATTGTTGGTACCCCCATTGAGTGCCTTACATTTTTAACGTTGGGAGGATTTTCAGGGACTATAGCAACTGACTTTACTGAGCTCCCCTTACTCAATGCACTACTAATAGATGCCCATAAATGGGAAGCTGGTTATTATGATCCACAAAGTATAAGTCATTTCTGGCGCAACAATCTTTGTCGCAAAGCAATAGCGGAGAAAATCGTAAGGCTAATAGATATTTCAAAAAATGAAGTCCATTCTTCAACTAGTAAACCTTTACATTAA
- a CDS encoding glycosyltransferase: MASTTRHPISYYAERMKFFQYMAAGKPILAEEAPGTKSVFNDDAHYVKLDDIDAMADAILKLYYDEDLRRRLGYKSRKRLETLFEWSKLIPTYRNFILSVLN, from the coding sequence ATAGCTTCAACCACCAGGCATCCCATAAGCTATTATGCTGAACGCATGAAATTCTTCCAGTACATGGCGGCGGGCAAACCTATTCTAGCAGAAGAAGCTCCTGGTACAAAGAGCGTTTTTAATGATGATGCTCACTATGTTAAGCTCGACGATATAGATGCCATGGCAGATGCCATACTTAAATTATATTATGATGAAGATCTTAGGAGACGATTAGGTTATAAAAGCAGGAAACGATTGGAAACACTCTTCGAATGGTCAAAACTCATTCCAACTTATAGGAACTTTATACTATCAGTACTAAACTGA
- the rfbB gene encoding dTDP-glucose 4,6-dehydratase, which translates to MRILVTGGLGFIGSNFIRYMLTTEKNVEIVNLDKMGVGSNIENLRDLERDERYRFVKGDINDSTILSKLIREVDAVVNFAAETHVDRSITDPRAFLESNTIGTFNLLENARIFNRKVRIVHVSTDEVYSDILVGSYDEESRLKPSSPYSASKAAADMFCHAYHRTYGLDIIITRCVNNFGPYQFPEKLIPKTIIRAKLGLKVPIYGSGKNVRDWIYVLDHCEALKLVLERGVSGEIYNISAGNEYENIEVVRRILNIMGLGEDMMEFVEDRPGHDLRYSINSSKIRRELGWKPKYDFEEALRETVEWYILNEWWWKPLADERVLHPTPWKLK; encoded by the coding sequence ATGAGAATACTGGTTACAGGTGGACTTGGATTCATAGGATCAAACTTCATAAGATACATGCTAACAACCGAGAAAAACGTGGAAATAGTGAATCTCGACAAGATGGGGGTGGGCTCAAACATAGAAAACCTAAGAGACTTGGAGAGGGATGAGAGATATAGGTTTGTTAAGGGCGATATAAACGATTCAACAATTCTAAGCAAATTGATTAGGGAGGTTGATGCTGTAGTCAATTTCGCAGCTGAAACACATGTTGATAGGAGCATAACGGACCCGAGAGCATTCCTAGAGAGCAATACTATAGGAACCTTCAACCTCCTGGAGAATGCTAGAATATTTAATAGGAAAGTGAGGATAGTGCACGTTTCCACGGATGAGGTTTATTCAGATATACTTGTAGGCTCCTATGATGAGGAGAGTAGGTTGAAGCCATCATCCCCATACTCAGCATCAAAAGCCGCTGCAGACATGTTCTGCCACGCATACCACAGAACCTACGGCTTAGACATAATAATCACGAGGTGCGTTAATAATTTTGGTCCATACCAATTCCCGGAGAAGCTTATTCCAAAGACGATAATAAGGGCTAAATTGGGATTGAAAGTTCCAATATATGGTTCAGGAAAGAATGTTAGGGATTGGATCTACGTCCTAGATCACTGTGAAGCATTGAAACTAGTCCTCGAAAGGGGAGTATCGGGGGAGATATATAATATCTCGGCTGGAAATGAATATGAAAACATAGAGGTTGTTAGGAGGATACTGAATATTATGGGGTTGGGGGAGGATATGATGGAATTCGTTGAAGATAGACCTGGACATGATTTGAGGTATAGCATAAACTCTTCAAAGATTAGGAGGGAGCTTGGCTGGAAGCCTAAATATGATTTCGAAGAAGCCTTGAGGGAAACTGTGGAATGGTATATTTTGAATGAATGGTGGTGGAAGCCTCTAGCAGATGAGAGAGTCTTACATCCCACACCATGGAAACTTAAATAG
- a CDS encoding dTDP-4-dehydrorhamnose 3,5-epimerase family protein: MLEGVIIKPLRRFVDERGSFTEILRIDWKDIVKDEIVQANLSITYPNIVRAWHKHERGQVDYMVVVKGALKICAYDDESKELDEIISTAENPQIVRIPGRYWHGFKAFGTEPAILVYFTNKLYDYNNPDEARRPWNDPTIIPVKINGRSDDPRCNKPWDWFTPPHK, encoded by the coding sequence ATGCTTGAAGGCGTAATAATTAAACCCCTGAGGAGATTTGTGGATGAGAGGGGGTCATTCACAGAAATACTCAGAATCGATTGGAAGGATATAGTGAAGGATGAAATTGTCCAAGCAAACCTATCCATAACATACCCAAACATTGTTAGAGCATGGCATAAGCATGAGAGGGGGCAAGTGGACTACATGGTTGTAGTGAAGGGGGCATTGAAGATATGTGCATACGACGATGAAAGCAAGGAGTTGGATGAGATAATATCCACAGCGGAAAACCCGCAAATCGTGAGGATACCTGGAAGGTATTGGCATGGATTCAAAGCCTTCGGAACGGAACCAGCAATACTAGTATACTTCACAAACAAGCTATACGATTACAACAATCCAGATGAAGCCAGGAGACCTTGGAACGACCCAACAATAATACCCGTGAAGATAAATGGTAGAAGCGATGACCCAAGATGCAATAAGCCTTGGGACTGGTTCACACCACCACACAAATAG
- the rfbD gene encoding dTDP-4-dehydrorhamnose reductase: MKILVTGAGGLLGSRIVELASERGHEVYGLYLNHPPSMGFKIKMDITDFNGVEKLINQLKPHAIIHCAAITDVDLCERNRDLALKVNYEATKIIAKASEKIDAHMIYISTDYVFDGLKGMYREEDQPNPINTYGLTKLLGETTVMENCSRSLIARASVIYGSKPAAGKVNFALWILGKLKSGERVKALKDQYVSPTLNTNLALMILDALEMNLTGIIHMSGATRVSRYEFAIHIARKFNLDEGLVEEAYMNEMNWIAKRPRDSSLNVSKASKTLKVKPMSLNEALEELYLELKEDA, from the coding sequence TTGAAGATTCTAGTGACTGGGGCAGGTGGACTATTGGGATCAAGAATTGTGGAGTTGGCTTCAGAACGTGGACATGAGGTTTATGGCTTATACTTGAATCATCCACCATCAATGGGATTTAAAATTAAAATGGACATTACAGACTTCAATGGAGTTGAGAAGCTCATAAATCAATTGAAGCCACATGCAATCATACACTGCGCAGCCATAACCGACGTAGACCTATGCGAGAGGAATAGGGATTTGGCGTTGAAGGTGAATTATGAAGCCACAAAAATCATTGCGAAAGCCTCCGAGAAAATTGATGCACACATGATCTACATATCAACAGACTACGTATTCGATGGGTTGAAGGGGATGTATAGGGAGGAGGATCAGCCAAACCCAATAAACACATACGGCTTAACAAAGCTTCTAGGGGAAACTACTGTAATGGAGAATTGCAGTAGAAGCTTGATTGCAAGGGCAAGCGTAATATATGGGTCTAAGCCTGCAGCTGGGAAGGTGAACTTCGCACTATGGATTCTGGGGAAACTTAAGTCTGGAGAGAGGGTTAAGGCTTTAAAAGACCAATACGTATCACCAACACTGAACACGAATCTAGCCCTAATGATATTGGATGCATTGGAAATGAATTTAACTGGAATAATCCACATGTCTGGAGCCACAAGGGTTTCAAGATATGAATTCGCAATTCATATAGCTAGGAAATTTAATTTGGATGAAGGGCTTGTGGAGGAAGCCTACATGAATGAAATGAATTGGATTGCCAAGAGGCCTAGAGACTCATCACTAAACGTTTCAAAAGCCTCAAAAACATTGAAGGTTAAACCCATGAGTTTAAATGAAGCTCTAGAGGAATTGTATTTGGAGTTGAAGGAGGATGCTTGA
- a CDS encoding glucose-1-phosphate thymidylyltransferase — MRGVVLHGGAGTRLRPLTYSGPKQLIPVANKPVSQYVVEDLRDCGVRDIAIILGETFPELVKDYYGDGSKFGVRITYIYQGKPLGIAHAVSLCKDFVGDSPFIVYLGDNILQYGIKEHLEKFVSEDYDAMILLKEVDDPTRFGVAKFDEEGRLVKLVEKPREPPSRFALVGVYFLKPVIFDVIRDLKPSWRGELEITDALQMLIDRGFNVGYDFVRGWWFDTGKKDDILTVNAKILDERITGCVRGVLENSKVEGRVDIGEGTRIINSVVRGPSIIGEKCIIRDSYIGPYTSIGNNVSIIGSGVEYSVIMDNVSISGVDRLDECLVGRYSRIVRSEGNRRAVKLHISDYSEIIL; from the coding sequence TTGAGGGGTGTTGTTCTTCATGGTGGTGCTGGTACTAGGCTTAGGCCTTTAACTTATAGTGGTCCTAAGCAGTTGATTCCTGTGGCTAATAAGCCTGTTAGTCAGTATGTTGTTGAGGATCTTAGGGATTGTGGCGTTAGGGATATTGCGATAATTCTAGGCGAAACATTTCCTGAGCTTGTTAAGGATTATTATGGTGATGGAAGTAAGTTTGGTGTTAGGATTACTTATATTTATCAGGGTAAGCCTCTTGGAATAGCCCATGCAGTAAGTTTATGCAAAGATTTTGTTGGCGATTCGCCTTTCATAGTTTATCTTGGTGATAATATACTTCAGTATGGCATTAAAGAACATCTTGAGAAATTTGTTTCTGAGGATTATGATGCCATGATCCTATTGAAGGAGGTTGATGATCCAACTAGGTTTGGTGTAGCGAAATTCGATGAGGAGGGTAGGCTTGTGAAGCTTGTTGAGAAGCCTAGGGAGCCTCCAAGTAGATTTGCCCTTGTGGGTGTATACTTCCTTAAGCCAGTGATATTTGATGTTATTAGGGATTTGAAGCCTAGTTGGAGGGGGGAGCTTGAAATTACTGATGCACTTCAAATGTTGATTGATAGGGGGTTTAATGTTGGCTACGACTTTGTTAGGGGATGGTGGTTTGACACTGGGAAGAAGGATGACATATTAACTGTTAATGCAAAGATCCTCGATGAGAGGATAACTGGATGCGTTAGGGGGGTTTTGGAGAATTCTAAAGTTGAGGGTAGGGTTGATATTGGTGAGGGGACGAGGATAATTAATAGTGTAGTTAGGGGGCCAAGCATAATTGGTGAGAAATGCATTATAAGGGATTCATACATTGGACCATACACAAGCATAGGTAACAATGTGAGCATAATTGGTAGTGGAGTGGAGTATTCAGTGATAATGGACAATGTTAGTATAAGTGGTGTTGATAGGCTTGATGAATGCTTAGTGGGCAGGTATTCAAGGATAGTTAGATCTGAGGGGAATAGGAGGGCTGTGAAACTACACATAAGCGACTACTCAGAGATAATATTGTAG
- a CDS encoding FkbM family methyltransferase yields MYGLDGEVIVRTPFGEVGVGASDYGLLYVLLEPLIETYGNINVDNAIVVDVGAFLGETALLFVKRGARRVYAFEPVKTFYDYLIKNIARNSAEDKIIPFNCGVWFRNTVLNVTLLGTGTGLRVNANYPSVKLDVRDLKDVLTMIHDREGVIDLVKMDCEGCEYSLLQLDEEHIKLSKQYIVEIHGCETPLIDKMLQAGYNSKLILKLNELGKIYLPPFDFSFQFQFGDILFNSSKPFIKFFLNILPRIFTIVKVFYVKCTDKIVEAYSIGLW; encoded by the coding sequence TTGTATGGCTTAGATGGAGAGGTTATAGTTAGAACGCCTTTTGGAGAAGTGGGTGTTGGGGCGTCTGATTATGGCCTCTTGTATGTATTGTTAGAACCATTAATTGAAACATACGGCAATATAAACGTTGATAATGCCATAGTAGTTGATGTAGGGGCATTTCTTGGTGAGACTGCTCTATTATTCGTGAAAAGAGGGGCTAGGAGGGTTTATGCCTTTGAACCAGTAAAAACATTCTATGACTATTTAATCAAAAATATTGCTAGGAACTCTGCTGAAGACAAGATTATTCCATTCAATTGTGGCGTATGGTTTCGAAATACTGTACTAAACGTTACTCTCCTGGGAACGGGTACAGGTCTCAGAGTAAATGCCAATTATCCATCAGTGAAACTTGATGTTAGAGATTTGAAGGATGTTCTCACAATGATTCATGATAGGGAGGGAGTTATTGATTTAGTTAAAATGGATTGTGAGGGATGTGAATATTCATTGCTTCAATTAGATGAAGAACACATAAAACTATCCAAACAATACATTGTGGAAATTCATGGGTGTGAAACTCCATTAATAGACAAGATGCTTCAAGCAGGCTACAATTCAAAGCTAATATTAAAATTAAATGAATTGGGTAAAATATACCTACCTCCGTTTGATTTTAGCTTCCAATTCCAGTTTGGAGATATACTCTTCAACTCTTCTAAACCATTTATTAAATTCTTCCTCAATATTCTCCCTAGGATATTCACCATTGTAAAAGTATTTTATGTGAAGTGTACTGATAAAATCGTTGAAGCTTATTCTATAGGGCTCTGGTAA